A single region of the Variovorax paradoxus genome encodes:
- a CDS encoding polysaccharide biosynthesis/export family protein yields the protein MGINLTRYVLLSGWGFAVVGALLLQGCAPGFSSVSAYEADQSLPPEFQYLPADGAPDGVITSISPALIRAMAEAQPTAVPSDVKALFGEAPVYTIGPGDVVGVIVYDHPELLPNAGAVITQQADPTGISVAPGFIVGADGQITFPYIGRVKLQGLTEIEASDLIAKRIAVYIKDPQVTVRIQSFRSRRAFVEGEVRTPGLQIFTDVPMTLAEAISRAGGITANGDRSFVTLQRGGKSTLINLTNLQDLGADASQIPLRNGDVIQVRNRDESKVFVMGEISRPSALLMHNGRLSLNEALGEAGGPNLASANAGQVYVIRNNARGLPAIFHLNAKNPAALALAERFPLQPRDVVYIDSVPLVTWNRLASLILPAAQVINAGDEVWSRHR from the coding sequence ATGGGGATCAATTTGACACGCTACGTGCTCCTGTCAGGGTGGGGTTTTGCCGTAGTCGGCGCGTTATTGCTGCAGGGTTGCGCACCGGGTTTCAGTTCTGTATCCGCCTACGAGGCCGACCAGAGCCTGCCCCCGGAGTTCCAGTACCTGCCGGCCGACGGCGCACCGGATGGGGTAATTACCTCGATTTCGCCTGCGCTCATCCGCGCAATGGCCGAGGCCCAGCCCACGGCCGTACCGTCCGACGTGAAGGCGCTATTCGGCGAGGCGCCGGTCTACACCATCGGACCGGGCGACGTCGTGGGCGTGATCGTGTACGACCATCCTGAATTGCTGCCCAACGCAGGCGCGGTGATCACGCAGCAGGCCGACCCGACGGGCATCAGCGTAGCACCCGGCTTCATCGTCGGCGCCGACGGGCAGATCACCTTTCCCTACATCGGGCGGGTCAAGCTCCAGGGGCTGACTGAAATCGAGGCTTCCGATCTCATTGCGAAGCGCATTGCGGTCTACATTAAGGATCCGCAGGTGACCGTGCGCATCCAGTCCTTCAGAAGCCGCCGGGCCTTTGTGGAAGGGGAGGTGCGAACCCCCGGGCTGCAGATCTTCACCGACGTGCCGATGACGCTGGCCGAAGCCATCAGCCGCGCTGGCGGCATCACCGCGAACGGCGACCGCTCTTTCGTGACGCTGCAGCGCGGCGGCAAGTCGACGCTCATCAACCTGACGAACCTCCAGGACCTGGGCGCCGACGCCAGCCAGATTCCGCTGCGCAACGGCGACGTGATCCAGGTGCGCAACCGCGACGAGAGCAAGGTGTTCGTGATGGGCGAAATCTCGCGCCCGTCGGCGCTGCTCATGCACAACGGGCGCCTCAGCCTGAACGAGGCGCTCGGCGAGGCGGGCGGGCCCAACCTGGCCTCGGCCAACGCCGGGCAGGTCTACGTCATCCGCAACAACGCCAGGGGCTTGCCGGCGATCTTTCACCTGAACGCAAAGAACCCGGCCGCCTTGGCGCTTGCCGAGCGCTTCCCGCTGCAGCCACGCGATGTGGTCTACATCGACTCCGTGCCGCTCGTGACATGGAACCGCCTGGCCAGCCTGATCCTGCCGGCGGCGCAGGTCATCAATGCCGGCGACGAGGTCTGGAGCCGCCACAGATGA
- a CDS encoding low molecular weight protein-tyrosine-phosphatase — protein MKSILTVCIGNICRSPMAEGLLAAGLPHLRVVSAGTGALVGKPADATAQRLMQQRGIDISAHVAQQVSQLLCRQADLILVMDMEQRRYLEATYPFVRGKVFRIAEAAKQDVPDPYRKDEAAFEHALALIDVGARTWIDRILKITKPEQQPT, from the coding sequence ATGAAATCCATCCTGACCGTCTGCATCGGCAACATCTGCCGAAGCCCCATGGCGGAGGGCCTACTGGCCGCCGGGCTGCCGCATCTTCGCGTGGTGTCCGCCGGCACGGGCGCGCTCGTCGGCAAGCCGGCTGACGCCACGGCGCAAAGGCTCATGCAGCAGCGCGGCATCGACATCTCGGCCCACGTCGCGCAACAGGTGAGTCAGCTGCTGTGCCGGCAGGCCGACCTGATCCTGGTGATGGACATGGAGCAGCGCCGCTACCTCGAGGCGACCTACCCCTTCGTGCGCGGCAAGGTCTTTCGCATTGCAGAGGCCGCCAAGCAGGACGTGCCCGATCCCTATCGGAAAGACGAGGCGGCTTTCGAGCATGCCCTGGCCCTCATCGACGTGGGCGCCAGGACCTGGATCGATCGCATTCTGAAAATTACAAAACCCGAGCAGCAACCGACATGA
- a CDS encoding lipopolysaccharide biosynthesis protein, whose amino-acid sequence MASFAGIRKRLGGPIYAVADQCIYSASQLLLSFALARALSPSDFGIASAFLAIVSFQYILHTAVVHEPLLIKRYYADRSAAWWSWALVAAVSIAGFLVWQFTGFPGPLNWAGVALIIGYEIFWISRSILLVGRRFAVLCTSGILISIGYVAVLIGLKPASWTQALLWIAVIQLPFSILIAAGLKNVIAPLPAPVGAQTLTLKEASAYGWKASLSQLMSWIMTGGAILLLGSSADSAQGGLLKIYITFLLPMQYVLLALGYYILPKLAASWKSDRRKDAFRLFIKFVVFGFVVAEIGGVLLGLLGPYLVVLAFGKNYGGMDFSPFFYAPAIFGLTMCLRTGFRAAGRPGALLWCSIFGALVFGACMVMAKPPVSYIQTINAMTLGFACMAVAMMAWLFFIMRAPAAPQAR is encoded by the coding sequence ATGGCGTCGTTCGCCGGAATTCGAAAACGCCTGGGAGGTCCGATCTATGCAGTTGCAGACCAGTGCATCTATAGCGCGAGCCAATTGCTGCTGAGCTTTGCGCTCGCGCGGGCGTTGTCGCCTTCGGACTTCGGCATTGCTTCGGCTTTTCTTGCGATCGTCAGCTTCCAGTACATCCTGCATACCGCGGTGGTGCATGAACCGCTGCTGATCAAGCGCTATTACGCCGATCGCTCCGCCGCCTGGTGGAGCTGGGCGCTGGTTGCCGCGGTGTCGATTGCGGGCTTTCTGGTGTGGCAGTTCACCGGTTTTCCAGGGCCGCTGAACTGGGCCGGAGTCGCGTTGATCATCGGCTATGAAATCTTCTGGATTTCTCGCAGCATCCTGCTCGTGGGGCGCCGGTTCGCGGTGCTCTGCACATCGGGCATCCTGATCAGCATCGGCTATGTGGCGGTGCTGATCGGCCTGAAGCCCGCTTCATGGACGCAGGCCCTGTTGTGGATTGCCGTCATCCAGCTGCCGTTCTCGATCCTGATCGCTGCGGGCCTGAAGAACGTGATTGCGCCGCTACCGGCGCCGGTCGGCGCGCAGACCCTTACCCTCAAGGAAGCCTCGGCCTATGGCTGGAAGGCAAGCCTGTCGCAGCTCATGAGCTGGATCATGACGGGCGGCGCCATATTGCTGCTGGGCTCTTCGGCCGATTCGGCGCAGGGCGGCTTGCTGAAGATCTACATCACCTTCTTGCTGCCCATGCAGTATGTGCTGCTCGCGCTGGGCTATTACATCCTGCCGAAGCTGGCGGCCAGCTGGAAATCCGACCGTCGGAAAGACGCTTTTCGCCTGTTCATCAAGTTCGTCGTCTTCGGATTCGTGGTTGCGGAAATCGGAGGCGTGTTGCTGGGCCTGCTGGGGCCTTACCTGGTGGTGCTGGCCTTCGGCAAGAACTACGGTGGAATGGACTTCTCGCCGTTTTTCTACGCGCCCGCAATCTTCGGTCTAACGATGTGCCTGCGGACGGGCTTCAGGGCCGCGGGCCGGCCCGGCGCTCTGTTGTGGTGCTCGATCTTCGGTGCGCTGGTGTTCGGGGCCTGCATGGTCATGGCCAAACCCCCGGTCTCCTACATCCAGACCATCAATGCCATGACGCTGGGCTTTGCCTGCATGGCGGTCGCAATGATGGCCTGGCTGTTCTTCATCATGCGCGCCCCCGCTGCGCCGCAGGCTCGCTGA
- a CDS encoding sugar transferase, whose product MTNFRPEELTAPRSEEMHTEFSDPAWEKVNHPAMLRAAKRAVDIAASLFFFTAFGWLYVLLAIGVFLSSGAPVLYSQPRYGRGGRVFKFYKFRSMLPNSAQILEEHLKNDPVARQQWDDYQKLENDPRITRFGKFIRKTSLDELPQFWNVLVGDMSLVGPRPCMLDQKGLYGADWSFYCAVRPGITGLWQVSGRNQLSYKKRVALDVSYVETLSVGRDIGIFIRTIWVVAVGHGSR is encoded by the coding sequence ATGACCAATTTCCGTCCCGAGGAATTGACCGCGCCCCGAAGCGAGGAAATGCATACCGAATTTTCGGACCCCGCTTGGGAAAAGGTCAATCATCCAGCCATGCTGCGCGCCGCTAAAAGAGCGGTGGATATTGCTGCGTCTCTTTTCTTTTTCACCGCTTTCGGCTGGCTTTATGTTTTGCTCGCCATCGGCGTTTTTCTGAGTTCCGGAGCTCCGGTCCTTTATTCGCAGCCGCGTTACGGACGGGGAGGGCGCGTCTTCAAGTTCTACAAGTTCCGCTCCATGCTGCCCAACTCCGCCCAGATCCTCGAGGAGCACCTCAAGAACGATCCGGTGGCGCGCCAGCAATGGGACGACTATCAAAAGCTCGAGAACGATCCCCGCATCACCCGCTTCGGCAAGTTCATCCGCAAGACCAGCCTGGACGAATTGCCGCAGTTCTGGAATGTGCTGGTAGGAGACATGAGCCTGGTCGGCCCCAGGCCGTGCATGCTCGATCAAAAGGGACTCTATGGCGCCGACTGGTCGTTCTATTGCGCGGTGCGGCCCGGAATCACGGGCCTGTGGCAAGTGAGCGGCCGCAATCAACTGAGCTACAAGAAACGCGTGGCGCTGGACGTGAGCTACGTTGAGACGCTTTCCGTCGGCAGGGACATCGGCATTTTCATCAGGACCATCTGGGTGGTGGCGGTGGGCCACGGTTCTCGGTGA
- a CDS encoding polysaccharide biosynthesis tyrosine autokinase → MNAPQQAALPMPALEEEGEGINLVEYLDILVDNRWLIAIVTAVALFLGFAYAFFGKPMYEANVAVQVEDSGNSAGSFLGDAASSLLSVKTPAAGEIEIIKSRAILAQAVENTKLYISAQPRYAPVVGSWLSRRASDLSDPGFMGLPGYVTGTEKIVVPQFDVPADLEEQQFSLTVQADNRYELAHPGIESPLKGVIGTPLVANLPGGSLRLLVSSVSAKPGAQFRLIRFSKQLTLLSLQDGLKVVEKGKQSGVIDVSWKHPSPEKLTQLLNEIGRLYVRQNIERKAAEAEKTLGFLDTALPQFKKQLEQSEDLYNRYRNENGTVSLDDEAKNALTQTVDLQSKLLEAQQKRRELSARFTDKHPSIQTLDTQISAWKGEIASVDSRIRKMPLLQQNTVQMQRDIKVNTDLYVSLLNSSLQMRLAKEGKVGNVRLLDDAIIPEEPVWPKRPLILALALLLGLMAGVAAAIARNSFFGGIRNPSEIEMHTGLSVYSSIPLSGAQRMIDRSIENKAPGLHILALQHSEDPAVESLRSLRTALQFAMLEAPNNRLLISGATPGVGKTFVSVNFAAITAASGKRVLLVDADLRKGRVNQFFSMPRSSGLSELIAGTLSPEKAVRPSVLPNLDVITTGVLPPNPAELLLSDSFSQILEKLSPSYDLVIIDTAPVLVAADTASVAPLAGSLLLVARAEKTQLGELNESVRRLAHAGCTANGVILNAMDLSRRHAGSSSYKYGGYRYIHYKYKNNRDTT, encoded by the coding sequence ATGAACGCACCCCAGCAAGCCGCCCTGCCGATGCCAGCGCTGGAAGAAGAGGGCGAAGGAATCAACCTCGTCGAGTACCTCGACATCCTCGTCGACAACCGCTGGCTCATCGCCATCGTGACCGCGGTGGCCTTGTTCCTTGGCTTTGCCTATGCCTTCTTCGGCAAGCCCATGTACGAAGCCAACGTGGCGGTGCAGGTGGAAGACTCCGGCAACTCGGCGGGCAGCTTCCTGGGCGACGCAGCGTCTTCGTTGCTGAGCGTGAAGACCCCCGCCGCGGGCGAAATCGAAATCATCAAGTCGCGCGCCATCCTGGCGCAGGCGGTGGAAAACACCAAGCTCTACATCAGCGCGCAGCCTCGCTATGCACCCGTGGTGGGCAGCTGGCTTTCGCGGCGGGCCTCCGATCTTTCGGACCCCGGCTTCATGGGCCTGCCGGGCTACGTGACCGGCACGGAGAAGATCGTCGTTCCCCAGTTCGACGTGCCCGCCGATCTCGAAGAGCAACAGTTCTCTCTGACGGTACAAGCCGACAACCGCTACGAGCTGGCCCACCCCGGCATCGAAAGCCCGCTCAAGGGCGTCATCGGAACGCCGCTGGTCGCGAATCTTCCAGGCGGGAGCTTGCGGCTCCTGGTCAGCTCGGTCAGCGCCAAGCCCGGGGCCCAGTTCAGGCTGATCAGGTTCTCGAAGCAGTTGACGCTGCTGTCGTTGCAGGACGGCCTCAAGGTCGTCGAAAAGGGCAAGCAGTCGGGCGTGATCGACGTCAGCTGGAAGCACCCGAGCCCCGAAAAGCTCACGCAGCTGCTCAACGAGATCGGCCGCCTCTATGTGCGCCAGAACATCGAACGCAAGGCTGCCGAGGCCGAAAAGACCCTGGGCTTTCTCGATACCGCGCTGCCGCAGTTCAAGAAGCAGCTCGAGCAATCCGAAGACCTCTACAACCGCTACAGAAACGAGAACGGCACCGTCAGCCTGGACGACGAGGCAAAAAATGCCCTGACGCAGACGGTCGATCTGCAATCCAAGTTGCTCGAAGCACAGCAGAAGCGACGCGAGCTCTCCGCGCGCTTCACGGACAAGCATCCGAGCATCCAGACGCTGGACACGCAAATCTCGGCGTGGAAGGGCGAGATCGCCTCGGTCGATTCGCGCATCCGCAAGATGCCGCTGCTGCAGCAGAACACCGTGCAGATGCAGCGCGACATCAAGGTCAACACCGACCTGTATGTGTCGCTGCTCAACAGCTCGCTGCAGATGCGGCTGGCCAAGGAAGGCAAGGTCGGCAACGTGCGCCTGCTGGACGACGCCATCATCCCGGAAGAGCCCGTCTGGCCCAAGAGGCCGTTGATCCTCGCCCTTGCATTGCTGCTGGGGCTGATGGCCGGCGTGGCCGCTGCCATCGCTCGAAACTCGTTCTTCGGCGGCATCCGCAATCCGAGCGAGATCGAGATGCACACGGGGCTCAGCGTCTACAGCAGCATTCCCCTGAGCGGCGCCCAGCGGATGATCGACAGAAGCATCGAGAACAAGGCGCCCGGCTTGCACATCCTGGCGCTGCAGCACTCGGAAGACCCTGCGGTCGAGAGCCTGCGCAGCCTGCGAACCGCCCTGCAGTTCGCCATGCTGGAGGCGCCCAACAACCGCCTGCTCATCTCGGGTGCGACGCCCGGGGTCGGGAAGACTTTTGTTTCTGTCAATTTCGCGGCAATTACCGCCGCCTCCGGCAAAAGGGTTCTCCTGGTGGACGCCGATTTGCGCAAGGGCCGGGTTAATCAGTTCTTCTCAATGCCCCGATCTTCCGGTTTATCCGAATTGATTGCCGGCACATTGAGCCCGGAAAAAGCTGTTCGTCCGTCGGTTCTGCCAAATCTGGATGTGATAACGACCGGGGTGCTTCCGCCCAACCCGGCCGAATTGCTCCTGAGCGACTCTTTTTCGCAAATATTGGAAAAACTGTCGCCAAGCTATGACCTGGTGATCATCGATACGGCGCCGGTTCTGGTGGCCGCGGACACGGCTTCGGTAGCACCGCTCGCGGGCTCGCTTCTGCTGGTCGCCCGCGCCGAGAAAACCCAACTGGGCGAATTGAACGAGAGCGTACGGAGATTGGCGCACGCGGGCTGTACGGCCAATGGCGTTATTTTGAATGCTATGGACTTATCGCGGCGCCACGCGGGTAGCAGCAGCTATAAATACGGTGGTTACCGTTACATACACTATAAATATAAAAACAACAGGGATACCACCTAG
- a CDS encoding polysaccharide pyruvyl transferase family protein: MKKILICAVPFSDNLGDGVIAASLAHIAGMKYPRATVEFLDIAGRVGFEEENLRGGGAFRLFAKLPSLLRSLIVFLYCLKGYFLVWRKNWKAAVSDADLIVIGGGQLFCDVALNFPAKLFLLSRLLRGKRVVVVSVGVTARWSFLGRLLVKRFIRNARPVFYATRDKESANNLHTHFRIPRGSIRVVPDPALLCADAFSQELSPEKNWDIGICVSSLDALVMNSEYANANSTESAKFFSTLAESLRAEGKRVLYFTNGAAEDNKILKEISSESNAPKSSFLVPRHPDELVTLISACSCIVAHRLHANIVAYSLNIPSIGMNWDKKVESFFELTKRKRYLFDLSPRVEKLEASVLGVLNEKTPDRQTLDLLRGEVVAGIHALI; the protein is encoded by the coding sequence ATGAAAAAGATTCTGATTTGCGCGGTGCCTTTCAGCGACAACCTGGGAGACGGGGTGATCGCGGCATCGTTGGCTCATATTGCGGGAATGAAGTACCCGCGGGCCACCGTCGAGTTTCTGGACATTGCCGGCCGGGTGGGGTTCGAAGAAGAAAATCTGCGAGGCGGGGGCGCTTTCCGGCTTTTCGCAAAACTGCCTTCCCTGCTTCGGTCGCTGATCGTTTTTCTTTACTGCCTCAAGGGCTACTTTCTCGTCTGGCGAAAGAACTGGAAAGCCGCGGTCAGCGATGCCGACCTGATCGTCATCGGGGGCGGTCAGTTGTTTTGCGATGTCGCGCTCAATTTCCCTGCCAAGCTTTTTCTACTGAGCCGCCTTTTGCGTGGAAAGCGGGTGGTCGTCGTGTCGGTCGGGGTCACGGCCCGGTGGTCGTTTCTGGGCCGGCTCCTCGTCAAGCGGTTCATCAGGAATGCAAGGCCGGTTTTCTACGCCACGCGCGACAAGGAATCCGCAAACAACCTGCATACGCATTTCAGAATTCCAAGGGGAAGCATCAGGGTGGTTCCCGATCCCGCGCTCCTTTGCGCCGATGCGTTCTCGCAGGAGCTCTCGCCGGAGAAGAACTGGGACATCGGCATTTGCGTCAGCAGCCTAGACGCGCTGGTCATGAACTCCGAGTACGCGAACGCCAACTCGACGGAGTCGGCCAAGTTCTTTTCAACGCTCGCCGAATCGCTGCGGGCCGAGGGAAAGCGGGTTCTCTATTTCACCAATGGCGCTGCTGAAGACAACAAGATCCTGAAGGAGATTTCTTCGGAATCGAATGCGCCGAAATCCAGTTTCCTGGTTCCGCGGCATCCCGATGAACTGGTGACCCTGATCAGTGCCTGCTCATGCATCGTGGCGCATCGGCTGCATGCAAACATCGTGGCCTACAGCCTGAACATTCCGTCCATAGGCATGAATTGGGACAAGAAGGTCGAATCCTTCTTCGAGCTGACGAAACGAAAGCGCTATCTCTTCGACCTGTCGCCTCGCGTGGAAAAACTCGAGGCCTCGGTGCTGGGCGTGCTGAACGAAAAAACTCCGGACCGGCAAACACTCGATCTGCTCAGGGGTGAGGTGGTGGCCGGAATTCATGCCTTGATCTGA
- a CDS encoding glycosyltransferase yields MKILHIAETLKGGLETYLRMVSGFQQNSPVITQAKFVLPGPVEWLSSQDTHVVPTARSPLALAGYAAEVRKIIRTERPSVLHLHSSIAGGVVRAMALLGQVPQETKIVYCSHGWAFDQIGPSYKKSIYRWAEWLLSYWTDAIICISDHELRIAEKFGIKRCRCIPNGITPAALGHEQVAALKEIEPRQRQVLFVGRLDRQKGIDVLLDSYARVRPKFKLTIVGGAVRNDLALAPSGEIEFKGWLEKDELDAAYRSCDAVIVPSRWEGFGFVAVEAMARSKPVFASAVGGLVDIVEDTKNGRLFPLERLDEMLREIDQIPNEDLVRMGQNGREIFEKKYTADRMNSAIVDLYKESVL; encoded by the coding sequence ATGAAAATATTGCACATTGCCGAAACCCTCAAAGGCGGGCTGGAAACCTATCTGCGGATGGTTTCCGGCTTTCAGCAGAACTCCCCCGTGATCACCCAGGCGAAATTCGTTCTGCCCGGGCCGGTGGAGTGGCTCAGTTCGCAAGACACCCACGTGGTGCCCACGGCGCGCAGCCCCTTGGCGCTTGCAGGCTACGCCGCAGAAGTCAGAAAGATCATCCGGACCGAGCGGCCCTCGGTTCTTCATCTCCACAGTTCGATTGCCGGCGGTGTTGTGCGCGCAATGGCGCTGCTCGGCCAGGTGCCGCAAGAGACAAAGATCGTCTATTGCTCGCACGGTTGGGCATTCGACCAGATCGGCCCTTCGTACAAGAAGTCGATCTATCGCTGGGCCGAATGGCTGCTTTCGTATTGGACCGACGCGATCATCTGCATCAGCGACCACGAACTGCGCATTGCGGAAAAATTCGGCATCAAGCGATGCAGGTGCATTCCGAACGGAATCACCCCCGCGGCGCTGGGCCATGAACAGGTTGCGGCGCTGAAAGAGATTGAGCCGCGGCAAAGACAAGTCCTCTTCGTTGGCCGGCTCGATCGGCAAAAGGGCATCGATGTATTGCTCGATTCCTATGCCCGGGTGCGGCCGAAATTCAAGCTGACCATCGTCGGCGGCGCCGTTCGAAACGATCTTGCCCTGGCCCCTTCCGGCGAAATCGAATTCAAGGGATGGCTCGAAAAGGACGAACTCGATGCCGCATACCGGTCTTGCGACGCGGTCATCGTGCCGTCGAGATGGGAAGGCTTCGGCTTTGTGGCCGTCGAGGCAATGGCACGCAGCAAACCGGTTTTTGCCTCCGCCGTGGGCGGCTTGGTCGACATTGTCGAAGACACGAAGAACGGGCGGCTGTTTCCGCTCGAGCGCCTGGACGAAATGCTGCGCGAGATCGACCAGATCCCGAATGAGGACCTGGTGCGAATGGGGCAGAACGGGCGGGAGATCTTTGAAAAGAAGTACACCGCGGACCGAATGAACTCGGCCATTGTCGATCTCTACAAGGAATCGGTACTTTGA